Part of the Vigna angularis cultivar LongXiaoDou No.4 chromosome 1, ASM1680809v1, whole genome shotgun sequence genome, ATTCTGTCGATAGATGATGTAACCATCAGAAATTCACAAGAATGGTTAAAGCTCAATACGTTGACATATAATGTTAAGCTTAATAATGTAAATCTTTCTCATCGCACTGGAGAATTGGAGACTGTCAATAAAATGAAGGGTTATTGTGTCCCTAGTTTTATGATGGAAGAAATCAAAATCACCAAATGGCTGGGAAATCAACATGTTTGTCCCGGTGAACTTACTGCCTTTGTAAAATTATGCTCCTCTAATGTTACACTTCATGATGGTCAGAATAAAACTGATCTTTTGAACATTGGACGGAGTATGTACTGCATAAATGCTAAAGATGTCGTCAAGCGTAATAGGTGTGGTGATGACAGGGGACTAGCCACATTAAGGGGAGGTGGCTGTACGTGCCTTCAGGTAGACAATTGTTTTAACGTTTATGAACTTACTAATTTATGCCAATGTGTCTACTCTGTTCCTTTTACACTATACCTCGACATTTAAGATAATAACTAGCAACTGAATGTTCTTGGATATTTTTCACAGGATGAATTTTGTTTAGCTCCAGTTCAGGAGCCTGGATTGGTGTGGGTTGAGATTTCATATTCAAGTCCTTCTCATGAATGTTTGTCACATGAACAAAACAGATTTCCATTTTCTAAGACTTCCGGCGTTAAGGCAACTAATTGTGGTGggacttttatttttgttggtgATGTTGTCTCTATGGCACATTCAATTAAGCTAACATCGTATCAGCCTCGATGGGGACCACAAATTGTTGCATACTTTCCAAGTATACTGGAAAGGATATTAATATGGACATTTCATACCTCTCTTGCGCTGGCTCTTTTCAATGCTTTGCCTGTAAGTGATGGACATTTTTCTTCCTTATGTTAGGCATTACCAAGCATATACAAGTAGATATTATCCCTGAATACAAGTTATCAGCTCTAGATGCTAGTGTGATATAGAAGACTATCTATAACTTCACCTTTACAACAACAAGCTGTTGAATGAAGATAAAAGAGAGGctaactaaaaaaatgaaaaattgctGTAGTTGCTAAGCTTTTTTGCGtaagttaatattaattatattttagagtATAATTGACGTTCAGTGGATTATTAGAATACATGTACCCTTCTGcatattgtgatgaatttaaggGGTTTGTAGTCTAGTTATAAGTTCGTTGGGTTCTAATTAAATAACACCGTAGTCCTTCTAAAAGGTGTTACTAAAATTGTTAACTGTATGCTCTTTTTGTTGCTTCCAGTGCTGTTTTAAGGATTGTTTTGGGGAGAAAATTAGATCAGATTAATAGATAAGAAAACAACAATAGTCACTTTACTTTTTAAGTtaggtttattttttttaagttaggttaaattaatatgcaattcaATGAAATATTTGACAATTTTAAATTGATACCTATGTTTTAAAAGACTATAAATGGATccttaaatattttcaattagttctcaataaaattgattaattagttCAAATACATACTTACAAACGTTAagagaattatttaaaaatctcAAAATAGTCCACCGTCATACAAATTAATTGGACCATTATGTTAACagtaaaaaaagtaagaatatgaaGACAGAAATATTCATGTCTGGCCATCTCGCTTTATGTTGCATAGttttcacattttcttgagTAATTACTGTTTAGACAAGGATAACGTGTACTTCATAGCAAAAGATCTAGAGGAAAGGAGCTTGGATTGTATTTATCTCAATCTGCTCATTGTTAATCAAAGAAACTGCtagtttttctatcttttgctAGTTGACATTTGAAGAAAATGATTTGGTTTGTTTAAACTGCTTTTATTGATGGAATAACCAAGATTGAAAGGAATGTAGAATATGTGAAAGCCTTTTGAAGTTTACTTAGAAGATTCTATTATGCTTCTATTGAATTTCCTCTTATAATGATGATATTATCAGGTCTATCTTCTGGATGGTGAATATATTTTAGATGCAACTTTATCCTACTTTACTTCGCTAAGCTccaggaagaggaagaaggttCTTAGAGTATGCCTTTTTTGTGGGTCACTTTTTTCTATTATTGTCTGTTTCCGAGAACTacttcagttttattttttttaatatcatcatctatttaaatttttctttgatGTGTATGGGAACAGCCTCAACACCACCGTGTAAATATTTGGTTCGAAATCTAGATTAACCAACTTTTCACACCCACACTGAAAATCACGtaacttttaacaattttatattctaatatttGAATTGTAATTACTAGTTACCGTATTATactaattcataaatattttgtcCTGTACTTGAAATTTTCTGACATTTGTGTATGTGTATTTTGGAATCTACAATTAActtcaaatttaaagaattataaCATGTTTAAGtctgtttttatttatcaaatatatcGTTATATTACATGTTTATTAGATAGTTTAATGTTACAGGATGGATCAAtctaaaaatgtaaatatactttcaataaaaaataatttagtaagTATCTCAAATGAAGGTAATTTTTTCATGAATGTATGTATCTTAAGCCTTTAATCTTAAACGTATAAAGTTCAAATTTCACTTATTTGTATTCaaaggttaatattttataatgacagtaatgaaatttgaatttatcaTTTCGTACAAACTATTCAAACTTTTATGgcttgagttttttttttctcagctTAGCTGGATGAAGTAACAAAAATCTCTTTTAGCACCTCATAGGAAGGTAAGAGTGATGTATAAGGaggaaaaaacaatataattaaatattatatttgcaAGAGTTTTGGTCTTTTTATACCCATCATGGGGTGCATAAAGACATCATGAGGGTGCAGAAAGTCTTTGTTCTAATATTTTGTTGTGATGCTTTTGAACTTATCTGATATAAACTAGACTTCATCTCAAATGTTCTGAATAATTTTCCTCCCATTTTATCTACAAATGCCATCAGGGATTATTCGTTATGACTCTTATTTGTGAAGTTGGTCAATCATCTTTTTGAAATTTCAGAACCAactttttcaatgaaaaatCTTTCTTGTATGTTATCTTCTAATCTTTTCAATGGGAGAATATGATCGATCATATTACCCGCCTATAGACTTGACACGAGTGTGGGTTTTCTCTATCAAAGTTGAAGTTGACATTCAACACTCTTTACCACACAACCATGTCTTCATCAAAGCTTAACACAATcacatttttacaaatttaaatataagtaaaaaatcttacataaataaaaaagttgtataatatgtaaaaaccacaaaaactcataagtattaaattttaagattttatactGAAAATAATCTCAAGTCTCTTACATAAACAATTCATAAATATTCAATTTCTCTCCATTCTAATTCAATAAAAAGTTCTATCACACACCAAATCAAGTCAGTCTTATTGTGTAATtgatataataacaataataataataataataattttttgtgtaTTGTTTATTAATACTCCTTTTTGAACCTAACGGTATAGAAAACGATGAAAACAAAACTGGTTTAGAAAAAGCAATGTAAGATACTAGAATGAGATGACGTAACAAAAAtagaagatgaaataaaaaggAAGTATACAAGTTTCTTTGGAAATCTCTAACTTTTGAAAGAGTGTGGACCAAGGATATTGTAGAAATTGAAAAGGTGAAACtcaaaaaagattaaaaaaatatgaatttacaaGGAAAATTTGATCTCAAAGAGTTTCTTTGAAAGAATAGTGTTTGAAAAGGAGTGATTGgacatttcaaaattttgtgaataggatttgaaaaaaaaaagacaccaTTAGGTCTAATTTGTTTCATACTATTCAAATAgttgaattgaaattaaattcaaatttatatcctttcaaaagtttgaatttttgtgAATTTCAATTTGAATAATTAGATTGAAGTTCAAATTCATGTTTAAGAAAATAgttatgatatttataaattagtttactatcaatttttatttttttaaaccaattttaaattttaaaaaatttatattaataataatagtacaTTTAGTGTGAAACAgctttatataataaatataatggctaattaactattaattagaaatatataaaatatggtTTCATACAATATTATACTCTCCATAAAGTACACTCTCTATGCATatattagataatttaattcataGTTATTagaactttaaaattaaaaaatgagaatcataattattgtttatataattttaaattaaaaaatatatttttttgttaatcataaatattttgttaccaATGGACGAAATATTCAAACATTTTAGATGGTAACATGGCATTTTGTTCATTATGGTTTAACTTGAAGTCCATTGATTGTACTAACATAATTTGGAAGAAAATGACATGTGTTTGAATAGATGgaaatttataacatataagtCAAATATGAAGTAATCAAAAGGAATAAAATTGATTACATATAAAATTGTTAATCTTATGTATCTAaagcaaatacaaaataagtaAAGGACCGagtaaaattcaacataaatgGATGTGAATATAAGTtaacttataattatttatatgtgCATGACTTAATATAAGTTTTGAAAGtacaaaatatttgattatttttatgatatttaattattattttttcatgcTCTCCATTAATGTTTTCCTCAAAGATTCACAAAAGTAAACTCAATTATAAACCACGTAGAATACTTAAATATGCACACTTATACATTTGGAACATGAATATACATTCATTTCATTAGTACTAAGCATGTGATAAAGCATTATTCAAGTTAaccaaaaggaaaaggaaaacttCTTCGTATACTGTGTGCTTTAATCTTATATCTTGCTAAAGGAGTATAAGATAAAAACTAAAGTCTTCTAATATTTTCCTACCAACATAACATTaacactttgttcacttgaattgATTTCGAGAGTGATTGAATCAATTTGAGAttatttgaaggtaaattttgttgttgtttatttgagtgaatttgaagataagtgggagtggatttgaaagtaaatttttttaatttgtcacatcaatcaaatcctacactaatgctcacaaactttatttctaaattcactctcacttacctctaaatcaactcaaataagcaacaaaaaatttatcttcaaatcctctcaaattcattcaatcactctctcccaaatccattcaagtgaacaaagtctAAAACTTTCAAGGCAAATATCATTTTGGAATGtagataaaatttatgaaaccaTAAGCGGTTGtataaaaattgtcaaaaaaaagtattaaaaaaacattttccatatTAAAATTCTCTAAAAACTCAATTTTCTATTGAATAATATTCTTCTAATTTCTTTACAACTCATTCAGGAAATAATACATCTATAATGTGTTATCTCTTTAATAATCTGTTGATCACCTAAGAATGTATGTATAACTAATTTCTTCTCCgcctaattatttattttacataataaacATATACTGAGAGTTCCTAATGCATTGTATAACTAATTTTATGTTAACTTAAAGATTTATCTACAACTCATCCCCATTAATCTAACATACAGAGAAATAACTCATAATACAATTTAATTGATcctattataaattatttcaaataaaaaatcaattaaaattcgAATTGTTGAACATAATTAATACAgagaattttgttttctatttcttttcttttgttgaaaCACAGATAAATCCACACTTGTATGATTGTTTCAAGTCAAGCCTTGCGTGTAACATTTAAAGTATCAAAACGTTAATCTCAATTAGATATTCCTTACTTTATTCTTCTCCTCTTTCATATATGCTATTTTGTGAGATGTGGAGTTCTTTTTGTTAGTTAATATAAACCATAAATGGCTTTAGGGAGTTTATTTAATGTATGTGATAGGTTCTTTAAAATAATGGGATCATGAGAAGGATATCGAACTTtcaataatttaacttttaaatgtttacaaaaaaatcaagaacaaaGTACCAACAACAACATTAATCAAAGTCCATGGAACTTCTTGAAGGGTTAATATCCTATCAAGTAAAAATATGTTAGTAAGAGATATTAAAAAAGTCACCTAAACTAACTTCAAAGCACCCACTCTAAAAGAACACTCACTTTCACTTATAAACACTTACCAAAAACGTGAAAGTTGAACTCCCACTTAAATTATTtccaacaaataacaatatttttaatccaACATTTTAagttgataaatttataattatttttctttatgttattttcttatatatttttattcaatatataatctgtttaatataaatatatttcctttttagtacagtaaaaaaatagttttattacaacaattttaattttattagttcTATTTGAATCTATGGTATAATGGATATTATAATTGAGTATGTGTTTGATATCTAATAATTgtcaaatatctttaataaaGGAAAGATTAATGTTAATACATAATTAATCGAAAAAACTATTGAGGATTTCAAATTTTCACAGCAAATAGTAAGATATCGGGTTTATTGTCTACtaacataattttttctttagtaATAAACATGTGACAATTACTAATAACCAAATCCTTTTAAccattaaaaaatttcaaataaaattaacaaaattaaaatttatatactaaaatatattttttattatactaaaagtaaaataaatcaatattcCTTGTATACTATTTACCCATATAAAATTCAACCAAATTtttacaacaataaaaatataattcagaAGATATTATATGAACAGAGCATGACACTGATGAATAGACCCAGAACGTGTATTCTGTGAACAATTGAATTATGCTAACTAAAAGACGTCTCTAATCTTAAGTGATTGTATGTGACTTTGGTAATTGTCAAAggttttaaacaaataataataatattttttacaacaatttttttaacaatattttaaaattatttacgtatcatctaaaattattctaaaattattttataattaataataataatcataacaTCAATAGatcaattataaaatgatactggtattaaaatgttataaaaaaaaattgtgaaagtaTCGTTATTCTTAAACAAATCAAGAATTTCggctgaaaaaaaaagttaagtttttGAAGCAACAGTCTGAGAATATGCAGTGAATGTATCTGACAAAAAAACATTAGGTAACATATTTTGGGAGGCATGGAGACTTGGGTGGCCATGATTATCGGAAGGAAGgttgaaagaaagagagagagatacGTATTGATGTTTCCGAAGGCAGAGAAGAGAAGGTGTCGGCATGATTCCTGCTATCCTCATCAATGGTCATTGGTCAAATTATACTGCAACATTATTTCCTCTCACATCACCCTCTCTCTATTCTTCTTCTctattctcaattttttttcatttttctttaactGCTAATTATTAGCATCAGTATAGATAATAAGTGTGGTAACAATTTCAagcaaaataaataagtttttatacaCGGATGTTGGTGAAACTGAGGATTACCTCACCTTCCAAACCTTTTAgattttgtatattataatcaaaatttattggAATTAAATTagatcaattttttatttttgtataaagtatgttaatgtaaaatataaaattaaaaatgataaaaaataaatttattaagatatttattttattttattgtcttttaattatttattgaagaaaaaaagtaattacACTCTATCCTATTTtgtagtaaaatattatttttatagtataattcttttatatacacgtaaatgaaaaaaaaaatacaaatttaatggTTTAATTTGAAGAGTCTTTTcttaacatttaaaaacaataatatgtgaggagttttatgttaattttttataacaaaataaaaaaatgtcctcaaatatgataatattttaatgagtgaaatataaaaatgagactcatattaatacaatttcaaaattataattttttagataaacatctaaCAAGATTCAAATACCAAATTGTGTATTTTTGTTGTATTAGTAACAATAGTAAAACATAAaacttttacatatattattttggCTCTCCAAAATTGTTGGTCAATAACCTCATttaaattatagataaaaatacATAGAAAATAAGAATGGTGACAATTtcacaataaaacaaaagattTTCTATGACAGTTATACCTGTAATTGACATAAAAAGTGAATGtgtacattattttaaattaaaaaaatagatactATGTTAGTTGTTTATTATAATTGAcgtacaatttttaattttcttctttctccttctttctCTTGTCCTACACTTCACTGTTTTGGTGGCACATCTCCTCTCTCATACTAACTTTTGTCTTTTCTATAGAGGAAGTGACTTTTGTATTCTCCCTCTCATTCTCGCTTTCACTATGCAAGTTTCTTTCGTTTTAATTCTGGTTAGTCATAAATCCTAATTTGCTATTTTGTTTATTGACTCTGTTATTGGTGTTTATTAGGACAATATCACAATGTGTTTACTGTGTTTGTTATGTCATCGCCAGAGTCTCAGACCTCTTGGAAGTGAAGAAAAGGTCGATGAAAACATAAACCTTGCAAATGTGAAGAGATACAAGAAGTGGAGTAGAGCAGCGATGAGTAAAGGTTGAGATAAAATGTATTACTTATCATGGAATTAggattttatgaaaaatttaggAATGAAATGGGAGTGAGATTTTCTATCTCAATTATAGCATAActataatagaaattaaaaccaaatatatatatatatatatatatatatatatatatatatatatatatatatattctagaaCTAATACagataacattttttaactGACAATTAAAAGCTTTCATTGCACTAAGATAACTCAAGTAACTACAATATAAATTTCCTACAAAAGgttttaaaacagtaaaattcttttataaatattgttcAACTACTTTTTATTAAGTAgttctatttataaaataaataaatatcaataattattctttactaatgtattttaataaaaactattttaaaatatatggtaattttatgaataaacaaatttatcaaaattattctcttatatttactaaaaaattagatatatgGATTTATGAGtataaataactttatattatcattaaattataaattacaatatacaaaataattattgttttatcacCATTTctcaaaccaaaattaaaataacttctaATTGCATGATagggaatttttttttcaaaatcatttaatcACCAACTGTTATATATGTAATAGATTTCATgaactttaataatatttttttaacctatAGTAAGTGTTTTACATGGTTAACCCTAAAG contains:
- the LOC108320667 gene encoding membrane-bound transcription factor site-2 protease homolog isoform X1, whose translation is MEEVEGRRIRRFVPQRLSRRRLLPLHSSSSSSSNISNTVSCCYCDYKISSFNIPLFLLGRRYSRFFKIWFSIGVGFGVSALFGVSVILLWELARTLQLLGGGIKLGNFASTWLFGLPPLVPGLSLSLADVGYACVSTIISVSVHEFGHAVAATSEGIQIEYIAIFIAILFPGALVAYELFQTVPYWTGLRVYSAGIWHNAVCCAACGLALFFLPLILFPFYTSGHNPKVLNVPPTSPLSGYLAPGDVILSIDDVTIRNSQEWLKLNTLTYNVKLNNVNLSHRTGELETVNKMKGYCVPSFMMEEIKITKWLGNQHVCPGELTAFVKLCSSNVTLHDGQNKTDLLNIGRSMYCINAKDVVKRNRCGDDRGLATLRGGGCTCLQDEFCLAPVQEPGLVWVEISYSSPSHECLSHEQNRFPFSKTSGVKATNCGGTFIFVGDVVSMAHSIKLTSYQPRWGPQIVAYFPSILERILIWTFHTSLALALFNALPVYLLDGEYILDATLSYFTSLSSRKRKKVLRVCLFCGSLFSIIVCFRELLQFYFF
- the LOC108320667 gene encoding membrane-bound transcription factor site-2 protease homolog isoform X3; translated protein: MEEVEGRRIRRFVPQRLSRRRLLPLHSSSSSSSNISNTVSCCYCDYKISSFNIPLFLLGRRYSRFFKIWFSIGVGFGVSALFGVSVVPGLSLSLADVGYACVSTIISVSVHEFGHAVAATSEGIQIEYIAIFIAILFPGALVAYELFQTVPYWTGLRVYSAGIWHNAVCCAACGLALFFLPLILFPFYTSGHNPKVLNVPPTSPLSGYLAPGDVILSIDDVTIRNSQEWLKLNTLTYNVKLNNVNLSHRTGELETVNKMKGYCVPSFMMEEIKITKWLGNQHVCPGELTAFVKLCSSNVTLHDGQNKTDLLNIGRSMYCINAKDVVKRNRCGDDRGLATLRGGGCTCLQDEFCLAPVQEPGLVWVEISYSSPSHECLSHEQNRFPFSKTSGVKATNCGGTFIFVGDVVSMAHSIKLTSYQPRWGPQIVAYFPSILERILIWTFHTSLALALFNALPVYLLDGEYILDATLSYFTSLSSRKRKKVLRVCLFCGSLFSIIVCFRELLQFYFF
- the LOC108320667 gene encoding membrane-bound transcription factor site-2 protease homolog isoform X2; the protein is MEEVEGRRIRRFVPQRLSRRRLLPLHSSSSSSSNISNTVSCWFFKIWFSIGVGFGVSALFGVSVILLWELARTLQLLGGGIKLGNFASTWLFGLPPLVPGLSLSLADVGYACVSTIISVSVHEFGHAVAATSEGIQIEYIAIFIAILFPGALVAYELFQTVPYWTGLRVYSAGIWHNAVCCAACGLALFFLPLILFPFYTSGHNPKVLNVPPTSPLSGYLAPGDVILSIDDVTIRNSQEWLKLNTLTYNVKLNNVNLSHRTGELETVNKMKGYCVPSFMMEEIKITKWLGNQHVCPGELTAFVKLCSSNVTLHDGQNKTDLLNIGRSMYCINAKDVVKRNRCGDDRGLATLRGGGCTCLQDEFCLAPVQEPGLVWVEISYSSPSHECLSHEQNRFPFSKTSGVKATNCGGTFIFVGDVVSMAHSIKLTSYQPRWGPQIVAYFPSILERILIWTFHTSLALALFNALPVYLLDGEYILDATLSYFTSLSSRKRKKVLRVCLFCGSLFSIIVCFRELLQFYFF
- the LOC108320667 gene encoding membrane-bound transcription factor site-2 protease homolog isoform X4, translated to MEEVEGRRIRRFVPQRLSRRRLLPLHSSSSSSSNISNTVSCWFFKIWFSIGVGFGVSALFGVSVVPGLSLSLADVGYACVSTIISVSVHEFGHAVAATSEGIQIEYIAIFIAILFPGALVAYELFQTVPYWTGLRVYSAGIWHNAVCCAACGLALFFLPLILFPFYTSGHNPKVLNVPPTSPLSGYLAPGDVILSIDDVTIRNSQEWLKLNTLTYNVKLNNVNLSHRTGELETVNKMKGYCVPSFMMEEIKITKWLGNQHVCPGELTAFVKLCSSNVTLHDGQNKTDLLNIGRSMYCINAKDVVKRNRCGDDRGLATLRGGGCTCLQDEFCLAPVQEPGLVWVEISYSSPSHECLSHEQNRFPFSKTSGVKATNCGGTFIFVGDVVSMAHSIKLTSYQPRWGPQIVAYFPSILERILIWTFHTSLALALFNALPVYLLDGEYILDATLSYFTSLSSRKRKKVLRVCLFCGSLFSIIVCFRELLQFYFF